The Streptomyces sp. TLI_105 DNA segment CGCGGACGAGGAGGCCGGGGTGCTCGGCGCCTCGTCACGGTCGGCGGAGGCGACGGTGACCGCGCCCCCGGCGAACAGCAGCGCGAGGACGACGGCGGCGACCGCCGCCCCCTGCGTACGGTCGAGCCTCACTGGCCCATCCCCGTGCCGCCCTGGCCGTCCGCGCCGATCCCGCCGGTGCAGGCCGCGCCCGGCTCCGGGGTCTGCGGCCCCTGCACGTACTTCGTGAAGAAGGCGTCGACGCGCGGGTCGTCCGCGCCGTCCACGGTCACCTGCTTGCCCCAGGCGGACAGCATGATCGCGCCGGCCTGGTCGTCCACCGGGCTCATCAGCGAGTACTTGGTCTTGCCGACCTTGTCGGCCAGCTTCTTCACGTCGGCCTGCGAGGCCGACTTGTTGTACGTCACCCAGACGGCCCCGTGCTCCAGCGAGTGCACGGCGTTCACGTCGGCGATCTTCTTCGTGTAGACCACGCCGTCGCAGTTCTGCCAGACCGGGTTGTGGTCGCCGCCGACCGGCGGCTTCATGTCGTACTTGACGGCCGTCTCGACGTGGTTGCGGCCGAGCTTCTTCGGGTCCCAGGACTTCTCGGCCGCGATGGGGGCCTTCGCGGCGGCGTCCTTGGCGTCCTGCTCGTCGGACTTCTTCATCAGCACGAAGGTGCCGAAGCCGACGAGACTCAGCACGACGACGGCGGAGACGCCGACGGTGATCAGGCGGTTGCGGCGCTCACGGGCCTGCTCGGCGCGGCGCATCTCCTCTATTCGGGCGCGGCGGTCGGCGGTGGCGGAGCGATTGGCGGCCATGGTGATGTCGTCCTTCTTCAGGAGTGGGGTGGAGTTCGGGGGTGGACGTGCGGGGACGGGCCCGCCACGGGGCGGGGCGCCCGTCGTCGCTACGTCCGGAGAACTTGAAGGACGTGCAGGTCCGGCGCGCGCGGCCGGGCGTCCGAGCGGCGCGACGGCCCGTCACCGGAGGGCGGCGCGAGACGCGGCGTCCCCTCGTCCGCCTGCGGCGGGGTGTCGAGCGGGGGCGCGCTGAGCACCGCGGGGGAGAGCGAGGGGAAGAGGGAGCAGCCGCCGCGGTCGTACGGGCAGATGTACTCGCCGGTGGCGGCGACGGCCGTCACCGTCCGCGGAGCCGCCTCATGAGAGGCGCCGTGCCGCTCCGGCACCGTCCCCTGACAGAGGAAGAGCGCGGCGAGGAGCGTCGCCACGGCACTCGCCAGTGCCATGGGACGCGCGTGTCGGGACAGGCGTACGAGCCGTGTGGCCCCCATGGGCGCAGATCGTAGTGGGCGAAGGGCCTCTGTGGGCCGAACGGGGTACCACTCGGTACCGACGGGCGGGTGCCGGACGGGTGGGGAAGCACCTCGGTCCGGCCGTTCCCCCGTTACCCGAGTCACATCCGAGCAGGCAGTATGGGTGTGCAACGTGCGCGAAACCATGTGGTGGGATGCTCAGGTGCCCCCCGATGTACCGGAGGCGGTGGGAGCAGGCGGCCTGACCAGCGAGGATGGGTGTGGAAATGGACAAGCAGCAGGAATTCGTGCTCCGTACGCTCGAGGAGCGCGACATCCGCTTCGTACGTCTGTGGTTCACCGACGTGCTCGGCTTCCTCAAGTCGGTGGCCGTGGCGCCCGCCGAACTGGAGCAGGCCTTCGACGAGGGCATCGGCTTCGACGGCTCCGCGATCGAGGGCTTCGCCCGCGTCTACGAGTCGGACATGATCGCCAAGCCGGATCCGGGCACCTTCCAGATCCTGCCGTGGCGCGCCGAGGCCCCGGGCACCGCCCGGATGTTCTGCGACATCCTCATGCCGGACGGCTCGCCCTCCTTCGCCGACCCGCGCTACGTCCTCAAGCGGGCCCTGGCCAAGACCTCCGACCTCGGCTTCACCTTCTACACCCACCCCGAGATCGAGTTCTTCCTCCTGAAGGACAAGCCGCTCGACGGCACCCGGCCCACCCCGGCCGACAACTCGGGCTACTTCGACCACACCCCGCAGAACGTCGGCATGGACTTCCGCCGCCAGGCCATCACCATGCTCGAATCGATGGGCATCTCGGTGGAGTTCTCCCACCACGAGGGCGCGCCCGGCCAGCAGGAGATCGACCTCCGCTACGCCGACGCCCTGTCCACCGCCGAC contains these protein-coding regions:
- a CDS encoding DUF3105 domain-containing protein; protein product: MAANRSATADRRARIEEMRRAEQARERRNRLITVGVSAVVVLSLVGFGTFVLMKKSDEQDAKDAAAKAPIAAEKSWDPKKLGRNHVETAVKYDMKPPVGGDHNPVWQNCDGVVYTKKIADVNAVHSLEHGAVWVTYNKSASQADVKKLADKVGKTKYSLMSPVDDQAGAIMLSAWGKQVTVDGADDPRVDAFFTKYVQGPQTPEPGAACTGGIGADGQGGTGMGQ